One genomic window of Prochlorococcus sp. MIT 0801 includes the following:
- the larC gene encoding nickel pincer cofactor biosynthesis protein LarC: MKSIFIDCSLGISGDMLASAFFNLGVPHSIFLDNLVSLNIDKNYKLKFNEADSEGIKGIVCTKNEIQFKELSRSLNQIKNLLLDSSLNDYVKKKSIKVFEILAEAEAVVHGHQISDVHFHELGSMDSILDIVNVCSAIDFLKPYKIYSSNPPSGKGIVSTSHGPLPVPVPTVLEIARQNKIPLMVLDDKYFGEITTPTGIALIATFIDKFGQPGNINIQNIGIGLGSKNISRPNFLRILLIDENDENIENNKPSYETIISQEAWIDDSTPEDVAVLIDRLRSAGAIDVICYSVDMKKNRKGICIQAIVSPKHKKLLREVWFNYSTTIGVRENKISRWILPRRTVSHKTKFGTVNVKQVMRPNGQNSIKIEHKDLTRITLKTGIPIEEIRQKLIIELSEFYEIDDCYF; encoded by the coding sequence ATGAAATCTATTTTTATTGATTGTAGTCTTGGCATATCTGGAGATATGCTCGCATCAGCTTTTTTCAATTTAGGTGTTCCGCACTCTATTTTCTTGGATAACTTAGTAAGTTTAAACATAGATAAAAATTATAAACTCAAATTTAATGAGGCAGATAGTGAAGGCATAAAAGGTATTGTCTGTACAAAAAACGAAATTCAATTTAAGGAATTATCTAGAAGTCTTAATCAGATAAAGAACTTACTTCTAGATTCAAGCTTGAATGATTATGTGAAGAAAAAGTCTATTAAGGTTTTTGAAATTCTTGCTGAAGCAGAAGCAGTTGTCCACGGGCATCAAATCTCAGATGTACATTTCCATGAATTAGGTTCAATGGATTCTATCCTTGATATTGTTAATGTTTGCTCTGCTATAGATTTTTTAAAGCCATACAAGATTTATTCTTCAAATCCACCTTCTGGGAAAGGAATCGTATCCACTTCACATGGCCCTCTACCTGTCCCAGTGCCTACTGTTCTAGAGATAGCGAGGCAAAATAAAATCCCATTAATGGTACTTGATGATAAATATTTTGGTGAAATAACAACTCCTACGGGTATCGCATTGATTGCAACTTTTATAGATAAGTTTGGCCAGCCAGGTAATATAAATATTCAGAATATTGGTATTGGACTAGGAAGTAAAAATATTTCTCGACCTAACTTTTTACGTATTTTACTAATAGATGAAAATGATGAAAATATAGAAAATAATAAACCTTCTTATGAAACTATAATTTCTCAGGAGGCTTGGATTGATGATTCCACACCTGAAGATGTTGCGGTTTTAATCGATAGATTAAGATCTGCAGGTGCCATTGATGTTATTTGTTATTCGGTCGATATGAAAAAAAATAGAAAAGGTATATGTATACAAGCTATTGTCTCCCCCAAGCATAAAAAATTACTGCGTGAAGTCTGGTTTAACTATAGTACAACAATTGGAGTAAGAGAAAATAAAATCAGTCGTTGGATACTTCCAAGAAGAACAGTGAGTCATAAAACTAAATTTGGGACAGTTAATGTTAAACAAGTAATGAGACCAAATGGTCAGAATTCAATAAAAATAGAACATAAAGACTTGACTCGTATAACTTTAAAGACAGGAATTCCAATAGAAGAGATACGTCAGAAATTAATTATTGAATTATCAGAATTCTATGAAATAGATGATTGCTATTTTTGA
- a CDS encoding lysylphosphatidylglycerol synthase domain-containing protein has product MIRKNFVFGMIYKINIKLLITLICFAFLGNSIYGNFDSLSNQIITSEEILWLLCGVIFSFFSIIINAYAWKLLINNIGCSINNLNIIKLFLATNIYKYLPGGIWHFVSRYKTLRLELSNEKSIESILLEPILMLVAGFIFIPFRGFNLSIYILCWSSTLLFLPEFRQFLIKKLREMKAKAFINNDNIEDIHLSQNSQDISIRMLYPYKPLFVEIIFILFRFLGFLCCVNAFSIGSLISQGELISSFSLAWVIGLIVPAAPGGLGVFESVILFSLSSHLPEAPLLASLLCYRLVSTVSDILATLIYPVKKLFNV; this is encoded by the coding sequence ATGATCAGAAAAAATTTTGTTTTTGGAATGATTTATAAAATCAATATTAAACTGTTGATAACTTTAATTTGCTTTGCATTTCTTGGGAATTCAATATATGGGAATTTTGATTCATTATCTAATCAGATAATTACTAGTGAAGAGATATTATGGTTATTGTGCGGTGTTATTTTTAGTTTCTTTAGTATAATTATTAATGCTTATGCATGGAAGCTTTTAATCAATAATATTGGTTGTAGTATTAATAATTTGAATATAATAAAACTTTTTTTAGCTACAAATATATATAAATATTTGCCTGGTGGAATATGGCATTTTGTATCTAGATATAAGACCTTACGGTTAGAACTTTCAAATGAAAAATCAATTGAATCTATTTTATTAGAGCCAATCTTAATGCTAGTTGCAGGCTTTATTTTTATACCTTTTAGAGGTTTTAACTTATCGATTTATATACTTTGCTGGTCATCTACATTGCTCTTTTTGCCAGAATTTAGACAATTTCTAATCAAAAAATTAAGAGAAATGAAGGCAAAAGCTTTTATTAATAATGATAATATAGAAGACATACATTTATCGCAAAATAGCCAAGATATTTCAATAAGGATGTTGTATCCATATAAGCCACTATTTGTAGAAATTATATTTATTTTGTTCAGATTTCTTGGCTTTTTATGTTGTGTAAATGCATTTTCTATTGGGTCATTAATCTCTCAAGGTGAATTAATATCTTCCTTTTCCTTGGCATGGGTAATTGGTCTTATAGTTCCTGCAGCACCTGGAGGGTTAGGTGTGTTTGAATCTGTTATTCTATTTAGTCTTAGCTCACATTTGCCAGAGGCACCTCTCTTGGCCTCATTGCTTTGCTATCGGCTAGTTTCAACAGTTTCTGATATATTAGCAACTTTGATTTATCCAGTTAAAAAATTATTTAATGTTTAA
- a CDS encoding iron ABC transporter permease, with translation MNNLKSNSKAVKKENNIKFIYNLIELNNSRHILKYLIILITFFILWPLFTLVKEGLYGIQKGSIYLTTANLNEIKGTLLLLIFSLTLGGFLGIANGWILANCHFKGKKILRVCQLIPFATPAYLLAATFIDLGSINSIRITGMFWGVVIMAFTTYPYVFLLSTESFEKGGRKQIEACRTLGISPWKSFFRISMPMAIPSITAGLALMAMEIINELGAVQLLNIPSISAGILESWVEEGEPSGAIALALFALILVFLLVAIERKSREKSKRWIDGISSRNSQQWELKGINLFLAQVITFTPPMLTLGIPITWAIINIDQINKGFNTDLIGLTIRSFSLALVVSLITVFISLILAISKRWNNHQWLNILTFLSSIGYAIPGSVLALSLLSFKGNIWQINILSLLIWGYSIRFLAVSKGGLDAGFERITPNIDNAAINLGKNWSEVLLKIHLPLLKGPMLVGILLVFVDTIKELPLTFILRPFDFDTLSVRIFQYAGDERVAESILPSMIIICLGLIASLALIPSLNHRND, from the coding sequence TTGAACAACCTCAAATCCAATTCAAAGGCCGTCAAAAAAGAAAATAATATTAAATTTATCTATAATTTAATTGAATTAAATAATAGTCGCCACATATTAAAGTACTTAATAATTCTAATAACATTTTTTATTTTATGGCCGTTATTTACTCTCGTAAAAGAGGGTTTATACGGAATTCAAAAAGGTTCTATTTATTTAACGACAGCCAATCTTAATGAAATAAAAGGAACACTTTTACTATTGATTTTTTCTCTAACTCTAGGAGGATTTTTAGGTATAGCAAATGGTTGGATTTTAGCCAATTGCCATTTCAAAGGCAAAAAAATACTTAGAGTTTGCCAACTAATTCCTTTTGCAACTCCAGCTTATCTTTTAGCAGCTACTTTCATTGACCTCGGCAGCATTAATTCAATCAGAATTACCGGTATGTTTTGGGGTGTAGTAATAATGGCATTCACAACCTACCCATATGTATTTCTACTAAGTACAGAAAGTTTTGAGAAAGGCGGTAGAAAACAAATTGAAGCATGCAGAACTCTTGGGATAAGTCCTTGGAAAAGTTTTTTTAGAATATCTATGCCAATGGCAATTCCCTCAATTACTGCGGGGTTAGCTTTAATGGCGATGGAAATCATAAATGAGTTAGGTGCCGTTCAACTTTTAAATATTCCAAGTATTTCAGCTGGAATACTTGAGAGTTGGGTAGAAGAAGGTGAGCCCTCAGGTGCAATTGCTCTTGCCCTATTTGCCCTGATTTTAGTTTTTCTATTAGTTGCAATTGAACGCAAATCAAGAGAAAAAAGTAAACGATGGATAGACGGAATAAGTAGTCGGAATTCACAACAATGGGAATTAAAAGGTATAAATCTGTTCCTAGCTCAAGTTATAACATTTACACCTCCAATGCTGACATTGGGTATTCCAATTACATGGGCAATAATAAATATTGATCAAATAAATAAAGGCTTCAATACAGATTTAATTGGATTAACTATTAGAAGCTTTAGTTTAGCCTTAGTTGTTTCATTAATAACGGTATTTATATCATTAATTTTAGCAATTTCCAAGAGATGGAATAATCATCAATGGCTCAATATATTAACCTTCTTATCAAGTATTGGCTATGCAATTCCTGGATCTGTTTTAGCCCTTTCTCTTCTTTCCTTTAAAGGAAACATCTGGCAAATCAACATCTTAAGCTTACTAATCTGGGGGTATAGCATTCGATTTTTAGCTGTTTCAAAAGGTGGCCTTGATGCCGGCTTTGAGAGGATCACACCAAATATAGATAATGCAGCCATAAATCTCGGAAAGAACTGGTCAGAGGTCCTTTTAAAAATACATCTGCCACTTCTCAAAGGACCTATGTTGGTGGGTATTCTTCTTGTTTTTGTTGACACAATAAAAGAATTACCACTAACCTTTATATTAAGACCCTTTGATTTTGATACGCTTTCAGTACGAATATTCCAATATGCAGGAGATGAAAGAGTAGCAGAATCTATATTACCTTCAATGATAATAATTTGTCTGGGATTAATAGCCTCTTTAGCCCTAATACCAAGCTTAAATCACAGAAATGACTAA
- a CDS encoding GTP-binding protein gives MSTSESNLKEIMVSKTNIPITIISGFLGSGKTTLLNNILTNQKEIKTAVLVNEFGEIGIDNELIVKTEEEMIELSNGCICCSINGELVEAIEKLISVNKKLDYIIIETTGLADPLPVAMTLLGSELRDQTRLDSIITLIDAENFNDVALESSIGRSQVIYGDILLLNKCDLVTNKKIEETIEKLKEIKNDVRILKSIKGNIPLNLLLSVGLFETDLIIQKESVHDHSHKHEHKHEHEHEHEHEHEHEHSEEDNKIEDFLSVSFQTKEPFSLRKFQYFLDNQLKSNVFRAKGILWFSESERRHVFHLAGKRISIEDSEWGEERNNQLVFIGKELDKKEILSQLNACIDK, from the coding sequence ATGAGTACTAGCGAATCAAATCTTAAAGAAATTATGGTTTCCAAAACTAATATTCCTATTACAATTATATCGGGTTTTTTAGGATCAGGGAAAACAACTTTATTAAATAATATACTTACTAATCAGAAAGAAATAAAGACAGCTGTATTAGTTAACGAATTTGGTGAAATAGGAATTGATAATGAGTTAATAGTCAAAACTGAAGAAGAAATGATAGAACTAAGTAATGGATGTATTTGTTGCTCTATAAATGGTGAGTTAGTAGAAGCAATAGAAAAGTTAATTAGTGTCAACAAGAAGTTAGACTATATTATCATTGAAACTACAGGATTAGCCGATCCTCTTCCAGTTGCGATGACATTACTTGGAAGTGAGTTAAGAGATCAAACAAGATTAGACTCAATTATAACTCTCATTGATGCTGAGAACTTTAATGATGTTGCTTTAGAAAGTTCAATAGGAAGATCACAGGTAATCTATGGTGATATTTTACTTCTAAACAAATGTGATTTAGTAACTAATAAAAAGATAGAAGAAACCATAGAGAAGTTAAAAGAAATAAAAAATGATGTGAGAATTTTAAAAAGCATTAAAGGAAATATTCCTCTGAATCTATTATTAAGTGTGGGTCTATTTGAAACTGATCTAATTATTCAAAAAGAATCAGTTCATGATCACTCTCATAAACATGAACATAAACATGAACATGAACATGAACATGAACATGAACATGAACATGAACACTCAGAAGAAGATAATAAAATTGAAGATTTTCTTTCTGTTTCTTTTCAAACTAAAGAACCTTTCTCTCTTAGAAAATTCCAATATTTTCTAGACAATCAATTAAAAAGTAATGTTTTCAGAGCAAAGGGTATTCTTTGGTTCAGCGAAAGCGAAAGGAGACATGTCTTTCACCTTGCTGGAAAAAGAATTTCTATTGAAGATAGTGAATGGGGAGAGGAAAGAAATAATCAACTTGTCTTTATTGGAAAAGAATTAGATAAAAAAGAAATACTCTCTCAATTAAATGCATGTATTGACAAATAA
- a CDS encoding 4a-hydroxytetrahydrobiopterin dehydratase, with translation MVSLIEQNELNSFTKKNPSWLIDNKTIKKEFKFDNFIDAFGFMSKVALLSEKMDHHPDWQNTYNKVKINLTTHDKGGITNNDIKLAESIDKLINN, from the coding sequence ATGGTTTCCTTAATAGAGCAAAATGAGCTCAATTCTTTTACAAAAAAGAACCCTTCTTGGTTAATAGATAATAAAACTATAAAGAAAGAATTTAAATTTGATAATTTTATTGATGCGTTTGGCTTTATGAGTAAGGTCGCTCTTTTATCTGAAAAAATGGATCATCATCCAGATTGGCAGAATACATATAATAAAGTTAAAATCAATTTAACAACTCATGACAAAGGTGGAATCACTAATAATGACATAAAGCTTGCTGAGTCTATTGATAAATTAATCAATAACTAA
- a CDS encoding secondary thiamine-phosphate synthase enzyme YjbQ, giving the protein MEQILSTLDFETKGQGFTDITKDINDWIQYKKLKKGLLLIFLKHTSCSLLINENADINVLKDLSAYMKAIVPEEGIYPINRSREKIEYLHLEEGLDDMPAHIRTMLTSNNLTFSVVDSKLEIGLWQAIYIWEHRSSNKSRSLQLHAIGDFDLN; this is encoded by the coding sequence ATGGAACAGATTTTATCAACTTTAGATTTCGAGACGAAGGGACAAGGTTTTACTGACATAACAAAAGACATTAATGATTGGATCCAATATAAAAAGCTTAAAAAAGGACTACTTCTTATTTTCCTAAAGCATACAAGCTGTAGTTTACTTATAAATGAAAATGCGGATATTAATGTTCTTAAAGACCTTTCAGCTTACATGAAAGCTATTGTCCCAGAAGAGGGAATTTATCCCATTAACAGAAGTCGTGAAAAAATAGAATATCTTCATTTAGAAGAAGGGTTAGACGATATGCCTGCTCATATAAGAACAATGCTTACTTCAAATAATTTAACCTTCAGTGTTGTTGATAGTAAATTAGAGATAGGCTTATGGCAAGCAATATATATATGGGAACATAGATCATCAAATAAATCAAGGTCATTACAATTGCATGCAATTGGCGATTTTGATTTAAATTAA
- a CDS encoding carboxypeptidase M32: MSKSAWQLLGDYLKDTQLLGSIQSTLYWDQNTSMPIAGSTWRGEQLSLLAKQLHARQSSEQFELLIKEAKSELQNFKEKDDFESQLMTDRFRNIELLEQDFNRQKSLDPQLVAALATAKSEGYMCWQEARKNKDFKSFSPSLKKLIALRTEQSNQLCEERSCWETLAQPFEPNLTINRLSELFEPLKKRLPELIQKVETITNKKSKKWDLTIGDQEKLCQILLNDWSRDPSNTAIAKSPHPFSITLGPDDYRITTRIVKGQPLSCLLATAHEWGHSLYEQGLPSESHQWFAWPLGQATSMAVHESQSLFWENRIARSFSFAKSFWHHFENAGAPIHSGNDLWINLNPFTPGLNRVEADELSYGLHIMIRTDLEIDLLERGLSVDDLPNEWNKRYLNLLGVSPENDTEGCLQDVHWSEGMFGYFPSYLLGHLISAQLTKTLEEDLGGIENIIESKQISKILGWLRKNVHHYGRSLDSEELVKKVSGAKLSPTYFLEYLDNKLEKLSTISE; this comes from the coding sequence TTGTCAAAGTCTGCTTGGCAGCTTTTGGGTGATTACCTAAAAGATACGCAGTTATTGGGATCGATACAAAGCACTCTGTACTGGGATCAAAATACATCTATGCCTATTGCTGGTTCCACTTGGAGAGGAGAGCAATTAAGTCTTTTAGCTAAGCAACTTCATGCAAGACAAAGTTCTGAACAGTTCGAACTTTTAATAAAAGAAGCTAAATCTGAACTTCAAAATTTCAAAGAAAAAGACGATTTTGAATCACAACTCATGACAGATAGGTTTAGAAATATTGAGTTGCTTGAGCAAGATTTCAATAGACAGAAAAGTTTGGATCCTCAATTGGTTGCTGCGCTTGCAACAGCAAAGTCTGAAGGTTATATGTGTTGGCAGGAAGCTAGGAAAAATAAAGATTTCAAAAGTTTTTCTCCTTCGCTTAAGAAATTAATTGCATTACGAACAGAACAATCCAATCAGCTCTGTGAAGAAAGAAGTTGCTGGGAGACACTTGCCCAGCCTTTTGAACCGAACTTAACGATTAATCGTTTAAGCGAACTATTTGAACCTTTAAAAAAAAGATTGCCAGAATTGATTCAGAAGGTTGAGACAATAACCAACAAAAAGAGTAAAAAATGGGATTTAACAATTGGTGATCAAGAAAAACTATGTCAAATACTTTTAAATGATTGGTCTAGAGATCCTTCTAATACCGCTATAGCTAAGTCCCCTCATCCATTCTCCATAACTTTAGGTCCGGATGATTATCGAATTACTACTCGAATAGTTAAAGGTCAGCCACTTTCTTGCTTATTAGCTACTGCCCATGAGTGGGGGCACTCTCTTTATGAACAAGGCTTACCCTCTGAAAGTCACCAATGGTTTGCATGGCCGTTAGGTCAAGCAACCTCTATGGCTGTACATGAGAGTCAATCTCTGTTTTGGGAAAATAGAATTGCTAGGAGCTTTTCATTTGCAAAGTCTTTTTGGCATCACTTTGAGAATGCAGGTGCTCCAATTCACTCTGGAAATGATTTATGGATCAATCTAAATCCATTTACTCCAGGATTGAATCGAGTAGAGGCCGATGAACTTAGTTATGGCTTGCACATAATGATTAGGACTGACTTGGAAATTGATCTTCTCGAGAGAGGGCTTTCTGTCGACGATCTGCCTAATGAATGGAATAAAAGGTATTTGAACCTTTTAGGTGTTTCGCCAGAAAATGATACTGAAGGATGTTTGCAAGATGTGCACTGGAGTGAGGGGATGTTTGGTTATTTTCCTTCTTATTTGCTTGGTCATCTTATTAGCGCTCAGTTAACAAAAACTCTTGAAGAAGATTTAGGAGGAATTGAAAATATTATTGAATCTAAGCAAATCAGTAAAATATTGGGTTGGCTTCGTAAAAATGTTCATCATTATGGTAGAAGTTTAGATTCCGAGGAACTTGTAAAGAAGGTCTCTGGAGCAAAATTATCACCAACTTATTTTCTTGAATACTTAGATAATAAACTTGAAAAGCTTTCTACTATTTCTGAGTAA
- a CDS encoding inorganic diphosphatase produces the protein MANLDQAPSRTMPNLLHVLPAFANESELRVNTIVELNSNTINKYELITETGHLKLDRVGYSSLAYPFAYGCLPRTWDEDGDPLDIEIVNVTEPLVPGSIVEARIIGIMTFDDGGEVDDKVIGVIADDKRMDHIQSFEQLGKHWINETTYYWEHYKDLKKPGTCTVNGFFGVEKAVQIIKSCEERYLSEIDPNLIN, from the coding sequence ATGGCTAACCTTGACCAAGCACCTAGCAGAACAATGCCTAATCTGCTTCATGTATTACCTGCGTTTGCCAATGAATCTGAACTTAGAGTCAATACAATCGTTGAGTTAAATTCAAATACAATAAATAAATACGAACTTATTACTGAAACAGGACATCTAAAGCTTGATCGGGTTGGATATTCTTCTCTGGCCTACCCTTTTGCTTATGGGTGTCTTCCACGTACATGGGATGAAGACGGAGACCCATTAGATATCGAAATTGTGAATGTTACAGAGCCTTTGGTCCCCGGTTCAATTGTTGAGGCAAGGATTATAGGAATAATGACTTTTGATGATGGAGGTGAAGTTGACGACAAAGTTATTGGTGTGATAGCCGATGACAAGAGGATGGATCACATTCAAAGCTTTGAGCAATTAGGTAAGCATTGGATTAATGAAACAACTTATTATTGGGAGCATTACAAGGATCTAAAAAAACCAGGAACTTGTACCGTCAATGGTTTCTTTGGTGTTGAAAAAGCAGTTCAGATTATTAAATCCTGTGAGGAGCGTTACTTATCTGAAATAGATCCTAATTTAATTAATTAA
- the hemC gene encoding hydroxymethylbilane synthase, protein MTLDQLRIASRRSQLAMVQTNWVRDELQKAHPDLAITIEAMATQGDKILDVALAKIGDKGLFTKELEAQMLLGHAEIAVHSLKDLPTNLPNGLILGCITEREDPSDALVVNEKNQIHKLETLPEGSVVGTSSLRRLAQLRYHYPHLVFKDVRGNVITRLEKLDSGEYDCLILAAAGLQRLGFANRIHQLIPTDISLHAVGQGALGIECVSGQKEVLDILKTLEHESTSKRCLAERSFLRELEGGCQVPIGVRTEINNDELILEGMVASLDGKRLIRDIKKGSVSSAEEIGIDLANELKGRGAGEILEEIFKSARA, encoded by the coding sequence ATGACACTAGACCAACTGCGCATCGCCTCTCGCCGAAGCCAGCTGGCCATGGTTCAGACGAACTGGGTACGAGATGAACTACAAAAAGCACATCCTGATCTTGCTATCACTATCGAAGCAATGGCTACGCAGGGTGACAAAATACTTGATGTAGCATTAGCAAAAATAGGAGATAAAGGTCTTTTTACTAAAGAGCTTGAAGCTCAAATGCTTCTTGGGCATGCCGAAATTGCAGTCCACTCACTTAAGGATTTACCCACGAACCTTCCAAATGGCTTAATTCTTGGCTGCATCACAGAAAGGGAAGATCCTTCAGACGCGTTAGTCGTTAATGAGAAAAATCAAATTCACAAACTAGAGACTCTGCCAGAAGGTTCTGTAGTGGGGACTAGTTCCTTAAGAAGGCTTGCTCAATTGCGATATCATTATCCACATCTTGTTTTCAAAGATGTACGAGGAAATGTTATTACACGATTAGAAAAGCTTGACTCAGGAGAATATGACTGTCTTATCTTAGCTGCTGCTGGATTACAAAGACTTGGTTTTGCTAATCGAATACACCAGTTAATTCCAACAGATATTTCACTCCATGCTGTGGGACAGGGAGCTCTTGGCATTGAATGTGTAAGTGGTCAAAAAGAAGTCCTAGATATTTTAAAAACACTTGAACACGAATCAACATCTAAAAGATGTTTAGCAGAAAGGTCTTTCCTCAGAGAGCTTGAAGGAGGATGTCAAGTTCCAATAGGCGTTAGAACGGAAATTAACAACGATGAATTAATTCTTGAAGGGATGGTCGCAAGTTTAGATGGTAAAAGATTAATTAGAGATATAAAAAAAGGATCGGTAAGCTCTGCAGAGGAAATAGGCATAGACTTAGCCAATGAATTAAAGGGCCGTGGAGCAGGAGAAATATTAGAAGAGATATTCAAGTCTGCAAGAGCCTAA
- the rpoD gene encoding RNA polymerase sigma factor RpoD: MLKEKQTSKNISINQETKNNSKKIKKTVAKVNVTQETQTLSQESSTDLKIDLDLEADKLIAEANKVPEADIDLDDDDDNASVLSSAQEAAAKALASIKIGPKGVYTEDSIRVYLQEIGRIRLLRPDEEIELARKIADLLQLEEEAAQFESENGHFPSVKEWAVLAEMPLTRFRRRLMLGRRAKEKMVQSNLRLVVSIAKKYMNRGLSFQDLIQEGSLGLIRAAEKFDHEKGYKFSTYATWWIRQAITRAIADQSRTIRLPVHLYETISRIKKTTKVLSQEFGRKPTEEEIAESMEMTIEKLRFIAKSAQLPISLETPIGKEEDSRLGDFIEADIENPEQDVAKTLLREDLEGVLATLSPRERDVLRLRYGLDDGRMKTLEEIGQIFDVTRERIRQIEAKALRKLRHPNRNGVLKEYIKLN; this comes from the coding sequence ATGTTAAAGGAAAAACAGACATCTAAAAATATTTCTATTAATCAGGAAACTAAAAACAATTCCAAAAAAATTAAAAAAACAGTTGCCAAAGTAAACGTGACCCAAGAAACCCAAACTCTTTCTCAAGAATCTTCAACTGATCTAAAAATTGATTTAGATCTTGAGGCGGATAAATTAATTGCCGAAGCTAATAAAGTCCCTGAAGCTGATATCGATTTAGATGATGATGACGATAATGCCTCTGTGCTGTCGAGTGCTCAAGAAGCAGCAGCTAAAGCCTTAGCAAGTATAAAGATAGGACCAAAGGGTGTTTACACAGAAGACTCGATTAGGGTTTATCTACAAGAGATTGGTCGTATAAGACTTCTCAGACCAGACGAAGAAATTGAATTAGCCAGAAAGATAGCAGATCTTCTTCAATTAGAGGAAGAAGCTGCGCAATTTGAAAGTGAGAATGGACATTTCCCATCAGTCAAAGAATGGGCAGTTCTTGCAGAAATGCCATTAACTCGCTTCCGCAGGCGATTAATGCTTGGTAGACGAGCAAAAGAAAAAATGGTGCAATCGAATCTACGATTAGTAGTTTCAATTGCCAAGAAATATATGAATAGAGGGTTGTCTTTTCAAGATCTTATTCAGGAAGGGAGTCTTGGTCTAATTCGTGCTGCTGAAAAATTTGATCATGAGAAAGGTTATAAATTCTCAACTTACGCTACTTGGTGGATAAGACAGGCTATCACTAGAGCAATTGCAGATCAAAGCAGAACAATTCGTTTGCCTGTGCATCTATACGAAACAATTTCAAGGATCAAGAAAACCACTAAAGTTTTAAGTCAAGAGTTTGGAAGGAAACCAACCGAGGAAGAAATTGCCGAAAGCATGGAAATGACGATTGAGAAACTCAGATTCATTGCCAAAAGCGCTCAGCTCCCCATTTCTCTTGAGACCCCTATTGGCAAAGAAGAAGACTCTAGACTTGGTGACTTTATTGAAGCAGACATAGAAAATCCCGAACAAGATGTCGCAAAAACCTTATTAAGAGAAGATTTGGAGGGTGTTCTCGCTACATTAAGTCCCAGAGAGAGGGATGTTCTAAGACTTCGTTATGGCCTAGATGATGGAAGAATGAAAACCCTTGAAGAAATTGGACAAATTTTTGATGTAACTAGAGAGAGGATTAGACAAATAGAGGCTAAGGCTCTCAGAAAACTCCGCCATCCAAATAGAAACGGGGTTCTTAAAGAATATATCAAGCTAAATTAA